A single region of the Mycobacterium avium subsp. avium genome encodes:
- a CDS encoding methyltransferase domain-containing protein encodes MNDQHRATYTHGHHESVLRSHRRRTAEDSAGYLLAHLTPGLSVLDVGCGPGTITADLAARVAPGQVTAVDQAADVLEVARAEAEQRNLSNVSFGTADVHRLDFADDTFDVVHAHQVLQHLSDPVAALREMRRVCRPGGIVAVRDADYAGFIWYPELPALDLWRDLYRRVARANRGEPDAGRRLLSWARQAGFDDITPTGSLWCYATPETRDWWGGMWADRILHSTVARDLVSLGLAAREQLEEISAAWREWAAAPDGWIAIPHGEIICRA; translated from the coding sequence GTGAACGACCAACATCGAGCGACGTATACGCACGGGCACCACGAGTCGGTGCTGCGCAGTCACCGGCGGCGTACCGCCGAGGACTCCGCGGGTTACCTGCTGGCGCACCTGACACCGGGCCTGTCGGTGCTCGACGTCGGTTGCGGTCCCGGCACCATCACCGCCGACCTGGCCGCGCGGGTCGCGCCCGGGCAGGTCACCGCCGTCGACCAGGCGGCGGACGTCCTGGAAGTGGCCCGCGCCGAAGCCGAGCAACGGAATCTGTCCAACGTCTCGTTCGGCACCGCCGACGTGCACCGTCTCGACTTCGCCGATGATACGTTCGATGTCGTCCACGCCCATCAGGTGCTCCAGCACCTGTCCGATCCGGTCGCCGCCCTGCGCGAGATGCGGCGCGTGTGCAGGCCGGGCGGCATCGTGGCGGTGCGCGACGCCGACTACGCGGGGTTCATCTGGTATCCCGAACTGCCGGCGCTCGACCTGTGGCGAGACCTCTACCGACGGGTCGCGCGCGCCAACCGCGGCGAACCGGACGCCGGCCGGCGGCTGCTGTCCTGGGCGCGGCAGGCGGGCTTCGACGACATCACGCCCACCGGCAGCCTGTGGTGCTATGCGACACCCGAGACGCGCGACTGGTGGGGCGGAATGTGGGCCGACCGCATCCTGCATTCCACCGTGGCCCGCGACTTGGTGAGCCTCGGGCTGGCCGCCCGCGAGCAGCTCGAGGAGATCTCCGC
- a CDS encoding M15 family metallopeptidase, which yields MRLAWVLRLTIAASLVAAGGTRTAEASPDVPPVSEAAKAAGFVDIRSVIPDAVLDLRYATSNNFTHTQLYPSDARCLVHQSMAPGLAAAAGALRPQGHLLVFWDCYRPHDVQVKMFSLVPNPAWVARPGAYARSHESGRSVDVTFTTAQQACSSGLHAGGLCLADMGTDFDDFTSRATAFNTQGISADAVANRAALRNAMNYGGLTVYSGEWWHFDGPGAGVDQPILNVPVD from the coding sequence ATGCGTCTCGCGTGGGTGCTGCGACTGACGATTGCGGCGTCGTTGGTCGCGGCGGGCGGGACGCGTACCGCCGAGGCCAGCCCGGATGTCCCGCCGGTCAGCGAGGCCGCGAAAGCGGCCGGCTTCGTGGACATCCGCAGCGTCATTCCCGATGCGGTGCTCGACCTGCGCTATGCGACGTCCAACAATTTCACCCATACGCAGCTGTATCCCTCCGACGCCAGATGCCTTGTGCACCAATCGATGGCTCCCGGCCTTGCCGCGGCCGCCGGTGCGCTGCGCCCACAGGGTCACCTGCTGGTGTTCTGGGACTGCTATCGCCCGCATGACGTCCAGGTAAAGATGTTCAGCCTGGTCCCCAACCCCGCCTGGGTGGCCCGCCCGGGCGCGTATGCCCGCAGCCACGAGTCGGGGCGTTCGGTGGACGTGACCTTCACGACGGCACAGCAGGCTTGCTCGTCCGGGTTGCACGCCGGCGGGCTGTGTCTGGCCGACATGGGCACTGACTTCGACGACTTCACCTCGAGGGCAACGGCTTTCAACACGCAGGGCATCAGTGCCGACGCGGTGGCGAACCGGGCCGCGCTGCGCAACGCCATGAATTACGGCGGATTGACGGTGTACTCGGGGGAGTGGTGGCATTTCGACGGCCCGGGGGCCGGTGTGGACCAACCGATCCTCAACGTCCCCGTCGACTAG
- a CDS encoding cold-shock protein, protein MAQGTVKWFNGEKGFGFITPDDGTKDLFVHYSEIQGSGYRSLDENQRVQFDVEQGAKGPQAVGVSTV, encoded by the coding sequence ATGGCACAGGGAACTGTGAAATGGTTCAACGGTGAAAAGGGCTTCGGCTTCATCACCCCTGACGACGGCACGAAGGACCTCTTCGTCCACTACTCCGAGATCCAGGGAAGCGGCTATCGCTCGCTCGACGAGAACCAGCGTGTTCAGTTCGACGTTGAGCAGGGAGCCAAGGGACCCCAGGCGGTAGGAGTCAGCACCGTCTGA
- a CDS encoding cytochrome P450 translates to MTDLAQVDYFTDADVAQDPYDYWDYLREQGPVFREPHYGVVAVTGYQEVQAAFKDVESFSAVNAIGGPFPPLPFTPEGDDISELIEAHRHEFPIFEHMVVMDPPEHDKARSLLGRLLTPRRLQENKDYIWQLADRQFDEFIANGYCEFLSEYAKPFATLAIADLLGVPDEDRPQIRRNLGAGNAPGARVGALDHEPVGSNPLQYLDDLFSGYIADRRERPRDDVLTGLATATYPDGSTPPLLEVVRPATFLFAAGQETVTKLLSAAVQVLGDQPELQAQLRADRGLIGPFIEEALRMQSPTKVDFRLARKTTTLGGVHIPAGTVIMLCLGAANRDPRKFESPNEFRIDRKNVREHIAFGRGIHTCAGAPLARVEGQITINRLLDRTSELRINEAKHGPASSRQYRYDSTFLLRGLTELHIEFTQAG, encoded by the coding sequence ATGACCGATCTCGCCCAGGTCGACTACTTCACCGACGCCGACGTCGCCCAGGATCCCTATGACTACTGGGATTATCTGCGCGAGCAGGGGCCGGTGTTCCGTGAGCCGCATTACGGCGTGGTGGCCGTCACGGGCTACCAGGAAGTCCAGGCCGCGTTCAAAGACGTCGAATCCTTCTCCGCGGTCAACGCGATCGGCGGCCCGTTCCCGCCGCTGCCGTTCACCCCGGAAGGTGACGACATCAGCGAACTGATCGAGGCGCATCGCCACGAGTTCCCGATCTTCGAGCACATGGTGGTCATGGACCCACCCGAGCACGACAAGGCGCGGTCGCTGCTCGGTCGCCTGCTCACGCCGCGCCGACTGCAGGAAAACAAGGATTACATCTGGCAATTGGCCGACCGGCAGTTCGACGAGTTCATCGCCAACGGCTACTGCGAGTTCCTCAGCGAGTACGCCAAGCCGTTCGCGACACTGGCCATCGCCGACCTGCTGGGGGTGCCCGACGAGGACCGGCCACAGATCCGCCGCAATCTGGGCGCCGGTAACGCGCCGGGCGCCCGGGTGGGCGCGCTGGATCACGAACCGGTGGGCAGCAACCCGCTGCAGTACCTCGACGACCTGTTCAGCGGCTACATCGCCGACCGGCGCGAGCGTCCCCGCGACGACGTGCTGACCGGCCTGGCGACCGCCACCTATCCCGACGGCTCCACCCCGCCGTTGTTGGAGGTGGTCAGACCGGCCACCTTCTTGTTCGCCGCCGGGCAGGAGACGGTGACCAAGCTGCTCAGCGCCGCCGTGCAGGTGCTCGGCGACCAGCCGGAGCTGCAGGCGCAGCTACGCGCCGACCGCGGCCTGATCGGCCCGTTCATTGAAGAAGCGCTTCGGATGCAAAGCCCGACCAAGGTCGATTTCCGGCTGGCGCGCAAGACGACCACCCTGGGCGGGGTGCACATCCCGGCCGGCACGGTCATCATGCTGTGTCTCGGGGCGGCCAACCGCGACCCGCGAAAATTCGAGAGCCCCAACGAGTTTCGTATCGACCGGAAGAATGTCCGCGAACACATCGCCTTCGGCCGCGGGATCCACACCTGCGCCGGCGCGCCGCTGGCCCGGGTCGAGGGCCAGATCACCATCAACCGGCTGCTGGACCGCACCAGCGAGCTCAGGATCAATGAGGCCAAGCACGGGCCGGCGTCCAGCCGCCAATACCGCTACGACTCGACGTTCTTGCTGCGGGGGCTGACCGAGCTGCACATCGAGTTCACCCAGGCCGGCTGA
- a CDS encoding ferredoxin, with the protein MRVRVDPRLCEAHALCVEIAPEVFRLDDDTASCADDPAESLRHSVQAAVAACPRQAISVLTEQPPYAPDEGN; encoded by the coding sequence ATGCGCGTTCGGGTGGATCCGCGGCTGTGTGAGGCCCATGCCCTGTGCGTGGAGATCGCCCCGGAGGTTTTCCGGCTGGACGACGACACGGCGAGCTGCGCGGACGACCCGGCCGAATCGTTGCGCCACAGCGTGCAGGCGGCGGTGGCGGCTTGTCCACGCCAAGCCATCAGCGTGCTGACCGAACAACCGCCGTACGCGCCCGACGAAGGAAATTGA
- a CDS encoding TetR/AcrR family transcriptional regulator has product MIEATARLMREEGYAAATSRRVAAEAGVKQALVYYYFPTMDDLFVEVLRAGAESALTRMRALLTEDDPLQALWLMNSDTALTALNAEFMALANHRKAIGAELKGYAERVRDIETAAATMVLRANGIDLEEYPPVAISMLIAQAARSLCNEKAVGVTQGHDELRAFVQRQLSRLTAPATASTTSG; this is encoded by the coding sequence TTGATCGAGGCCACCGCCCGGCTGATGCGCGAAGAAGGCTATGCCGCGGCGACGTCGCGGCGGGTGGCCGCCGAGGCGGGCGTCAAGCAGGCGCTGGTCTATTACTACTTCCCGACGATGGACGACCTTTTCGTGGAGGTGCTGCGGGCGGGGGCCGAGAGCGCGCTGACCCGGATGCGGGCGCTACTGACCGAGGACGATCCGCTGCAAGCGCTGTGGCTGATGAACAGCGACACGGCGCTGACCGCGCTGAATGCCGAGTTCATGGCGTTGGCCAACCACCGCAAGGCAATTGGCGCCGAACTCAAGGGCTACGCGGAGCGGGTCCGCGACATTGAGACCGCGGCGGCGACCATGGTGCTGCGCGCCAACGGCATCGACCTCGAGGAGTATCCCCCGGTCGCGATCTCCATGCTGATCGCGCAGGCCGCGCGCAGCCTGTGCAACGAGAAGGCCGTCGGTGTCACCCAGGGACACGACGAATTGCGTGCATTCGTGCAACGCCAGCTGAGTCGGCTCACCGCACCCGCGACCGCGTCGACCACCAGCGGCTAG
- a CDS encoding mycofactocin-coupled SDR family oxidoreductase, producing the protein MGGRVEGKVAFITGAARGQGRSHAVRLAQEGADIIAVDICAPISSNSQIPPSTPDDLAETADLIKGLDRRIVTAEVDVRDYDALKAAVDSGVEQLGRLDIICANAGIGNGGQTLDKTSEDDWRDMIDVNLSGVWKTVKAGVPHLISQGQGGSIILTSSVGGLKAYPHTGHYIAAKHGVVGLMRTFAVELGQHFIRVNSVHPTNVNTPMFMNEGTMRLFRPDLKNPGPDDLKVAAQFMHVLPVGWVEPVDISNAVLFLASDESRYITGLPVTVDAGSMLK; encoded by the coding sequence ATGGGCGGAAGAGTCGAGGGCAAGGTCGCGTTCATCACCGGGGCGGCGCGGGGTCAGGGTCGCAGTCACGCGGTACGGCTGGCGCAGGAGGGCGCCGACATCATCGCCGTCGACATCTGCGCCCCGATCAGCAGCAACAGCCAGATCCCGCCCTCGACGCCGGACGACCTGGCCGAGACGGCCGACCTCATCAAGGGGCTCGATCGGCGCATCGTGACCGCCGAGGTCGACGTCCGTGACTACGACGCGCTGAAAGCGGCGGTGGACAGCGGCGTCGAACAGCTCGGACGGCTGGACATCATCTGCGCCAACGCCGGAATCGGCAACGGCGGCCAGACCCTGGACAAAACCAGCGAAGACGACTGGCGAGACATGATCGACGTCAACCTTTCCGGTGTCTGGAAGACGGTCAAAGCCGGTGTGCCGCATCTGATTTCGCAAGGGCAAGGTGGATCGATCATCTTGACCAGCTCGGTCGGCGGACTCAAGGCCTACCCGCACACCGGCCACTACATCGCCGCCAAACACGGTGTCGTCGGGTTGATGCGGACGTTCGCCGTCGAGCTCGGCCAGCACTTCATCCGGGTGAATTCCGTGCACCCCACCAACGTGAACACACCGATGTTCATGAACGAGGGGACGATGAGGCTGTTCCGGCCGGACCTGAAGAACCCCGGCCCGGACGACCTGAAGGTCGCCGCGCAGTTCATGCATGTGCTGCCGGTCGGCTGGGTGGAGCCGGTGGACATCAGCAACGCCGTGCTGTTCCTGGCCTCCGACGAATCGCGTTACATCACAGGTCTTCCGGTCACCGTCGACGCCGGCAGCATGCTCAAGTAG
- a CDS encoding rolling circle replication-associated protein, with translation MCRTFAELDYSPLVDSGRVPAMVTLTYPGDWETVAPDGASVKRHMVLWRKRFQREYGEPARYIWKLEFQRRGAPHIHLWMAPPISPGRSGRGFAQWLSETWAQVVDHPDAEHKARHRLAGTAIDVRNGLKACDPKRLAIYFTKHSSPNMHGDKEYQHAVPELWRQPGRGPGRFWGVYGLKKAIAVAEVAQDAYLTARRIVRRWSRSQAVYGDSDSRFPTAVVPRTASRLVPRVDRQTDVVKHRRVRRRRVLCDQGGLAGGYALVNNGPEFAVQLAAALQADRPTPDISSFRNFRNSATLGRVPAVR, from the coding sequence ATGTGCCGCACCTTCGCCGAACTCGATTACAGCCCATTGGTGGACTCCGGTCGCGTGCCCGCCATGGTCACCCTCACCTACCCCGGCGACTGGGAAACCGTCGCTCCAGACGGCGCCAGCGTGAAGCGGCATATGGTGTTGTGGCGCAAACGGTTTCAACGAGAGTACGGCGAACCGGCACGCTATATCTGGAAGCTGGAGTTTCAGCGCCGTGGTGCGCCCCATATTCACCTGTGGATGGCTCCCCCGATCTCGCCCGGCCGCTCGGGTCGCGGCTTCGCGCAGTGGCTGTCCGAGACGTGGGCTCAGGTTGTCGACCATCCCGACGCCGAGCATAAGGCGCGGCACCGGCTTGCCGGCACTGCCATCGACGTACGGAACGGGCTGAAGGCCTGCGATCCCAAACGGCTGGCGATCTACTTCACCAAGCACTCATCACCAAACATGCACGGCGACAAGGAATATCAACACGCAGTGCCGGAGCTTTGGCGACAGCCGGGACGAGGTCCAGGCCGGTTCTGGGGCGTGTACGGACTCAAGAAAGCGATTGCCGTCGCTGAGGTTGCACAGGATGCGTACCTGACCGCGCGTCGGATCGTGCGGCGGTGGTCGCGCAGCCAAGCGGTGTACGGCGACTCCGACAGCCGCTTCCCCACCGCTGTAGTGCCACGCACGGCCTCCCGCCTGGTTCCGCGCGTCGACCGCCAAACCGATGTGGTGAAACACCGGCGAGTGCGACGACGACGAGTGCTCTGCGACCAAGGTGGGCTGGCCGGCGGGTACGCACTCGTGAACAACGGACCGGAATTTGCCGTGCAGCTTGCCGCTGCGTTGCAGGCCGACCGGCCAACGCCCGACATCTCATCCTTTCGTAACTTTCGTAACTCTGCTACTCTTGGTCGAGTTCCAGCGGTGAGATGA
- a CDS encoding excisionase family DNA-binding protein, giving the protein MSTDSADIVSPVPADANGLADVLSFIEAHEARHGTSPEPAFFLSGASEHDRVELTEQLHEVLKRAAHALSHGQSISILTRDQEISTQQAAEILGLSRPTVVRLIENGELRAHVPGAIRRKLRLADVLAYREELHARRNRFITESSAEFADADADEVAELLAEAKRKR; this is encoded by the coding sequence ATGAGCACCGACTCCGCGGACATTGTCAGCCCGGTTCCGGCCGATGCCAATGGGCTTGCCGATGTCCTGAGCTTCATCGAGGCGCACGAAGCCCGTCATGGGACCTCTCCTGAGCCTGCTTTCTTCCTGTCTGGTGCGAGCGAACACGACCGCGTCGAACTAACCGAACAGCTTCACGAGGTCCTCAAGCGTGCCGCCCACGCCCTCAGCCACGGCCAGTCGATCAGCATCCTGACCCGCGACCAGGAAATCTCCACCCAGCAGGCCGCCGAGATCCTCGGCCTGAGCCGCCCCACGGTGGTTCGCCTCATCGAGAACGGAGAGTTGCGCGCGCACGTGCCCGGTGCAATCCGGCGCAAGCTGCGGCTTGCTGATGTCCTTGCTTACCGCGAGGAGCTTCACGCCCGGCGCAACCGGTTCATCACCGAGAGCTCGGCGGAGTTCGCCGACGCCGACGCCGACGAGGTCGCCGAGTTACTCGCCGAGGCGAAACGCAAGCGTTGA
- a CDS encoding PIN domain-containing protein: protein MYRAVLDTCALVPSLQRDFLLQLATEEAYAPVWGSGILFELDYVLAGLHDKRGITDSASRRQHLFDQLKQAFPGSEVQAPKDRGYSYGLNDPDDGHVAHAAIIGRADAIVTDDRRAGFSTASVLVEADIETVHPHQFAANTVSAHPQAGVRALREMSNRRANPPQTPEQILRLLTTRYNMTEVAEILLPLLAENTRRH, encoded by the coding sequence GTGTATCGCGCTGTCCTCGACACCTGTGCCCTTGTGCCGAGCCTTCAGCGCGACTTCCTGTTGCAGCTGGCCACCGAGGAGGCGTACGCGCCCGTGTGGGGGTCTGGGATCCTCTTCGAGCTGGACTACGTACTGGCCGGCCTCCACGACAAGCGCGGGATCACCGATAGCGCCAGTCGCCGTCAGCACCTTTTCGATCAGCTGAAGCAGGCGTTTCCAGGCTCGGAGGTCCAAGCCCCCAAGGACCGGGGGTACAGCTACGGGCTCAACGATCCCGATGACGGCCACGTCGCCCACGCCGCGATCATCGGCAGAGCCGACGCCATCGTCACTGACGATCGGCGTGCCGGGTTCAGTACGGCAAGCGTGCTCGTGGAGGCCGATATCGAGACCGTGCACCCACATCAGTTCGCCGCCAACACAGTGTCGGCGCACCCGCAAGCCGGAGTGCGTGCGTTGCGAGAGATGTCGAATCGCCGAGCCAACCCGCCGCAGACCCCGGAGCAGATCCTCAGGTTGCTGACGACACGGTACAACATGACCGAGGTTGCCGAGATCCTGCTGCCGCTGCTGGCGGAAAACACCCGGCGACACTGA
- a CDS encoding TIR domain-containing protein, translating to MVQRAFISFDYDNDARLKDLLIGQSKNPDSPFEVHDWSIKTASPTWREEARRRIRASGLVIVLCGKYTHLATGVGVELGITQAEGVDYFLLAGYKEGSTRPTTARATDKMYDWTWENLKKLVNGAR from the coding sequence GTGGTTCAACGAGCCTTCATCAGCTTCGACTACGACAACGACGCACGGTTGAAAGACCTGCTGATCGGCCAGTCGAAGAATCCCGACTCGCCGTTCGAGGTGCACGACTGGTCCATCAAGACGGCCTCACCGACATGGCGTGAAGAGGCCCGACGCCGCATCCGTGCGAGCGGGTTGGTGATCGTCCTATGCGGCAAGTACACCCACCTTGCGACTGGTGTTGGCGTTGAGCTCGGCATCACCCAGGCGGAGGGCGTGGACTACTTCCTCCTCGCCGGATACAAGGAAGGCTCGACCCGCCCGACGACGGCGAGGGCGACCGACAAGATGTACGACTGGACCTGGGAGAACCTCAAGAAACTTGTGAACGGCGCACGGTGA
- a CDS encoding RipA family octameric membrane protein: MSEPTEALPDPRVLDIYKLAVEMADRVSARRAVANAFFLTVNTTLVAVVGLSTTQPDSTVRFTAVCLAGVAVSVCWWLLLRVYRRLNTAKFTVINQIEAAHLPVRPYSDEWTELMPDDEETTRRARLGKAFRELGGVERIVPIVFGLLYIVLLVGRLLA, translated from the coding sequence GTGAGCGAACCAACCGAAGCACTGCCTGACCCGCGGGTCCTGGACATCTACAAGCTGGCCGTCGAGATGGCTGACCGTGTCTCGGCCCGGCGCGCAGTGGCCAATGCCTTCTTCCTCACGGTGAACACCACACTGGTCGCAGTGGTGGGCCTATCCACGACGCAGCCGGACTCCACGGTGCGGTTCACCGCCGTGTGCCTGGCCGGTGTCGCCGTCTCGGTGTGCTGGTGGCTCCTGTTACGCGTCTACCGCAGGCTGAACACCGCCAAGTTCACAGTGATCAACCAGATAGAAGCAGCGCATCTGCCGGTCAGGCCCTATTCCGACGAGTGGACAGAGCTGATGCCCGACGACGAGGAGACCACCCGCCGCGCGCGGCTCGGCAAGGCCTTCCGCGAATTGGGTGGCGTCGAGCGCATTGTGCCAATCGTCTTCGGACTGCTGTACATCGTCCTACTGGTCGGCAGACTGCTGGCATGA
- a CDS encoding DUF7701 domain-containing protein — protein sequence MSYLDADAELIRSYLPTGTGVPGDADDLFILYAVLMRAKGEATQASDVHDAWSAWMSRTEPDHESVRPYDQLAPSVQKEDAPFLIAIRGAARARAEGR from the coding sequence ATGAGTTACCTCGACGCCGACGCTGAACTGATCCGGAGCTACCTGCCCACTGGCACCGGCGTACCCGGGGATGCTGATGACCTATTCATCCTCTACGCCGTGCTTATGCGTGCCAAGGGCGAAGCCACGCAGGCATCCGATGTGCACGACGCCTGGTCGGCGTGGATGTCTCGCACCGAACCGGACCACGAATCAGTCCGCCCCTACGACCAACTGGCGCCCTCGGTCCAAAAAGAAGACGCACCGTTCCTCATCGCAATCCGCGGCGCCGCCCGAGCTCGTGCCGAAGGCCGCTAA